One window of the Montipora foliosa isolate CH-2021 chromosome 4, ASM3666993v2, whole genome shotgun sequence genome contains the following:
- the LOC138000542 gene encoding septin-11-like has translation MASAVTDYCRTLGADGRQLRLAGHVGFDSLPDQLVNKSVNRGFAFNILCIGETGIGKSTLMDCLFKTVFEGLPHSHQLPGVQVEHHTYDLQESNVKLKLTIVDTIGYGDQINKEDSASPIVEYIDAQFEKYLQQELKIRRSLNAYNDTRVHVCLYFISPSGHSLKSLDLVCMKALDKKVNIVPIIAKADTIAKSELKQFKEKIMEELANNGVNIYRFPVDDETVAEMNTTMNEQIPFAVVGSREETVVNKVKTRARQYPWGTVEVENENHCDFVKLREMIVRTNMQDLIDKTHSQHFELYRRHKLEALGFSDGDGEKKQRSLQETYELRRQDYVKDIQGREEQMRQSFVSKVKEKEAELKQAEQELHAKFEHLKKTQVDEKKKLEEKRRMLDEEINLFNKKKAAAQAAHAQAQQATAQVAKEHLKGKKK, from the exons ATGGCTTCAGCCGTGACAGATTACTGTAGAACACTT GGGGCTGATGGGAGACAGCTTCGACTCGCGGGCCACGTCGGATTTGACAGCTTGCCCGACCAACTCGTGAATAAATCAGTGAATAGAGGCTTTGCCTTCAATATTCTCTGCATCG GTGAAACGGGAATCGGAAAATCAACACTTATGGACTGTCTTTTCAAGACTGTATTTGAAG GTCTCCCTCACTCTCATCAGCTTCCAGGGGTTCAAGTTGAACATCACACATATG ATTTGCAAGAAAGCAATGTTAAGTTGAAGTTGACGATAGTGGATACTATTGGTTATGGAGATCAAATTAACAAGGAGGACAG TGCCAGTCCCATTGTGGAGTACATTGATGCACAGTTTGAGAAATATCTCCAACAAGAATTAAAGATAAGAAGATCATTGAATGCATACAATGACACACGTGTGCATGTCTGCCTGTACTTCATCTCTCCATCCGGTCATTC GTTAAAGTCTTTAGACCTTGTCTGCATGAAGGCCCTTGACAAAAAG GTAAACATTGTACCTATAATTGCCAAAGCTGATACCATAGCAAAAAGTGAACTAAAGCAATTTAAGGAGAAG ATTATGGAGGAACTTGCAAACAATGGTGTTAATATTTACCGATTTCCAGTTGATGATGAGACTGTAGCAGAAATGAATACAACTATGAAT GAACAAATCCCATTTGCGGTGGTAGGCAGCCGTGAGGAGACAGTTGTTAACAAAGTGAAGACAAGAGCACGGCAGTATCCCTGGGGAACTGTGGAAG TTGAAAACGAAAATCATTGCGACTTCGTAAAGCTTAGAGAGATGATAGTTCG TACAAATATGCAGGACTTGATTGACAAGACACACAGCCAGCACTTCGAACTGTATCGAAGACACAAGTTGGAGGCTTTAGGATTCAGTGATGGAGATGgagagaaaaaacaaaggagTCTGCAGGAAACTTATGAACTGAGGCGACAGGACTACGTGAAGGATATACAGGGCAGAGAAGAACAAATGAGACAGAGCTTTGTCAGCAAAGTCAAGGAGAAGGAAGCAGAGTTAAAACAAGCGGAACAAGAG CTTCATGCAAAGTTTGAACATCTTAAGAAAACTCAAGTAGACGAGAAGAAGAAACTGGAAGAAAAAAGGAGGATGTTG GACgaggaaatcaacctgttcAACAAGAAGAAAGCAGCTGCACAGGCTGCGCATGCTCAAGCGCAACAAGCCACTGCCCAAGTCGCCAAGGAACActtgaaaggaaagaaaaaatag
- the LOC137999152 gene encoding protein mab-21-like 2 has product MAFLFSERQSSLQKFVNTRVHSRKSELYDTITNICSVVEEVLKHVEALEPRFISSLKLVDGRYQGMKAFSPRSFEVHLYLNQMGVFNFIDEACPPGCAMLKLSDERKRSMSLWTEFITASGYLSARKVRSRFTSLVSEAIRRGELQNQIRVIVDNHFGAKLVVLERYTVELVPAFRCGSIWPQNGCCWPSRETLWPSQSVIASIKLRGFSLLARDPYPTAKGAGSEGDAWLLNFSEAEEILFSTAGRRLCLSMLKTLYDTHLDLPGEPLEYVHLTMLLLHECEKHPRETEWTEDVLLDRINGILLQLVSCLQCRKCPHFFLKDVDLFRCKSKQMLDVAAKQVWNIARDIATNPGSFDNL; this is encoded by the coding sequence ATGGCCTTTTTATTTTCCGAGCGCCAAAGTAGTTTGCAGAAGTTCGTGAACACGCGTGTTCATAGTCGTAAAAGCGAGCTCTATGACACCATAACAAACATTTGCAGTGTTGTTGAAGAGGTATTGAAGCATGTTGAAGCACTTGAGCCACGTTTTATATCCTCGCTGAAGCTGGTCGATGGAAGGTACCAAGGTATGAAAGCTTTCTCTCCTCGCAGCTTCGAGGTTCATCTGTATTTGAACCAAATGGGTGTGTTTAATTTCATCGACGAAGCCTGCCCGCCGGGTTGCGCGATGCTGAAGCTTAGCGATGAACGCAAGCGATCTATGTCCCTTTGGACAGAGTTTATAACGGCGTCTGGGTATCTGTCCGCTAGAAAGGTTCGCTCAAGATTCACTTCGTTAGTGAGCGAGGCTATTCGACGTGGAGAACTTCAGAATCAAATTCGTGTCATCGTGGACAATCACTTCGGCGCCAAGCTAGTGGTTCTTGAACGCTACACGGTCGAGCTTGTTCCAGCTTTCCGGTGTGGGTCAATTTGGCCGCAGAATGGATGTTGTTGGCCGAGTCGTGAAACTCTTTGGCCTTCCCAATCGGTAATCGCTAGCATTAAACTACGGGGATTCTCATTACTTGCTCGAGATCCGTATCCTACGGCTAAGGGAGCTGGGTCTGAGGGCGATGCGTGGCTGTTAAACTTCAGTGAAGCAGAGGAAATTCTCTTTTCTACAGCTGGCCGAAGGCTTTGCCTTAGTATGCTTAAAACTCTATACGACACACACCTTGACTTGCCCGGAGAACCTTTAGAATACGTTCACCTAACAATGTTGTTATTACACGAATGCGAGAAGCACCCGAGAGAAACCGAATGGACGGAAGACGTTCTTCTGGATCGAATCAACGGTATTTTGCTGCAGCTCGTGTCTTGTCTGCAATGTCGGAAATGTCCGCATTTCTTTCTTAAAGACGTGGATTTATTTCGCTGTAAGTCGAAACAGATGCTTGATGTCGCGGCAAAACAAGTGTGGAATATAGCACGAGACATAGCTACTAACCCTGGAAGTTTTGACAATCTATAG